A stretch of the Amia ocellicauda isolate fAmiCal2 chromosome 10, fAmiCal2.hap1, whole genome shotgun sequence genome encodes the following:
- the osgin2 gene encoding oxidative stress-induced growth inhibitor 2, which produces MPLLEENSLPSDQPLTVPVVVIGNGPSGICLSYLLSGYRPYLDAAAAHPNPVLFSKLQEAKHLSIIDQDLEYLSEGLEGRSSNPVAVLFDTLLHPDADFGLEFPSPLQWRLEPQTHVPHLVLGKACPGGAWHAMEGSMLTISLGIWMELPGVNYRDLTGKRRSVANDRATPEEISSYYKNYVKLMGLQKNFVDNAYVTSVLKLHRDHGEALESEAGRDDSRDHAQALEDTSSSPLVFPQGIWEVRGYQRAQDDSPVPFCLFAENVVLATGASDSPVRLAVEGEDLPFVFHSIADLGAAISKRSLGQGSDPVLIVGAGLSAADATLCAYNNSVSILHVFRKRVDDSSLIFQQLPKTLYPEYHKVYHMMCSQTHSAPAGPFPDYTSFPEHCVVSFQPDMKCILQSASDFKVFKISMALVLIGTHPNLFFLKDQGQYLGLDPSKSISCKQNPIDIHPFTFECTKEANLFAMGPLVGDNFVRFLKGGALGIASCLTKRLQKKGSLIADGGGGVRGREGLV; this is translated from the exons ATGCCTCTCCTGGAGGAGAACAGCCTGCCCAGCGACCAGCCGCTGACCGTGCCCGTGGTCGTCATAG GAAACGGGCCCTCAGGAATCTGCCTATCGTATTTGCTCTCCGGATACAGACCCTACCTGGACGCAGCGGCGGCCCATCCCAACCCGGTCCTCTTCAGCAAACTGCAGGAGGCAAAGCACCTCTCGATCATCGATCAG GACCTGGAGTATCTCAGTGAGGGGCTGGAGGGCCGTTCCTCCAACCCCGTGGCCGTGCTGTTCGACACGCTGCTGCACCCGGACGCCGACTTCGGCCTGGAGTTCCCGTCGCCGCTGCAGTGGAGGCTGGAGCCACAGACGCATGTCCCCCACCTGGTTCTGGGCAAGGCCTGCCCCGGGGGCGCCTGGCAC GCCATGGAGGGCTCCATGCTGACCATCAGCCTAGGGATTTGGATGGAGCTCCCAGGAGTCAATTACAGAGATCTAACTGGGAAGAGAAG AAGTGTGGCGAACGACCGCGCCACCCCTGAGGAGATCTCCTCCTACTACAAGAACTACGTGAAGCTGATGGGCCTGCAGAAGAACTTCGTGGACAACGCCTACGTCACCTCGGTGCTGAAGCTCCACAGGGACCATGGGGAGGCACTGGAGAGCGAGGCCGGCCGGGACGACAGCAGGGACCATGCCCAGGCTCTGGAGGACACGAGCAGCAGTCCCCTGGTGTTCCCTCAGGGCATCTGGGAGGTGAGAGGCTACCAGCGGGCGCAGGACGATTCGCCGGTGCCGTTCTGCCTCTTCGCGGAGAATGTGGTTCTGGCCACGGGGGCCTCGGACTCCCCAGTCCGGCTGGCGGTGGAAGGGGAGGACCTGCCCTTTGTGTTCCACAGCATTGCGGACTTGGGGGCCGCCATCAGCAAGCGTAGCCTGGGCCAGGGCTCCGACCCGGTGCTGATCGTGGGGGCTGGGCTGAGCGCCGCGGACGCCACCCTGTGCGCCTACAACAACAGCGTCTCCATCCTGCACGTCTTCCGCAAGCGTGTGGATGACTCCAGCCTGATCTTCCAGCAGCTGCCCAAGACGCTGTACCCCGAGTACCACAAGGTGTACCACATGATGTGCTCCCAGACCCACTCTGCTCCTGCCGGGCCCTTCCCGGACTACACCAGCTTCCCCGAGCACTGCGTTGTCTCCTTCCAGCCGGACATGAAGTGCATCCTGCAGAGTGCCAGCGACTTTAAGGTCTTCAAGATCTCCATGGCCCTGGTGCTGATCGGGACCCACCCCAACCTGTTCTTCCTGAAGGACCAGGGCCAGTACTTGGGCCTGGACCCCAGTAAGTCCATCTCCTGCAAACAGAACCCCATCGACATCCACCCCTTCACCTTCGAGTGCACCAAGGAGGCCAACCTCTTCGCCATGGGCCCGCTGGTGGGAGACAACTTCGTGCGCTTCCTGAAAGGAGGAGCCCTCGGCATCGCCAGCTGCTTAACGAAGCGCCTGCAGAAGAAGGGCAGCCTGATCgcggatgggggtgggggggtgcgagGACGAGAGGGCTTGGTGTGA
- the decr1 gene encoding 2,4-dienoyl-CoA reductase [(3E)-enoyl-CoA-producing], mitochondrial codes for MAADLLRTVSARSLKSSSVFASSLKCVLRGKFFSTTSRAALQSSKVPQHLFFPPTEGIMLPPGSFSSKVALITGGGTGLGKAMTTTLSALGAQCVIASRKLDVLKQTAEDISKVTGNKVLAVQCDVRDPQSVQAAVAKVVELTGLPDVVINNAAGNFISPSENLSPNAWRTITDIVLNGTAYITLEVGKQLIKAQKGAAFLAITTIYAESGSGFVVPSASAKAGVEAMCKSLAAEWGRYGMRFNVIQPGPVKTKGAFSRLDPAGMFEADMLDRIPAGRLGTTQELANLAAYLCSDYASWVSGAVIRMDGGEYVSMAGEFNSLKKVTKEQWAALETLIRSTKGS; via the exons ATGGCGGCGGATCTGCTGCGGACGGTCTCGGCTCGCTCTCTTAAAAGTAGCTCTGTTTTTGCATCGTCCTTGAAATGTGTCCTGCGAGGAAAG TTCTTCAGCACGACCTCCAGGGCGGCGCTCCAGAGCAGCAAGGTTCCCCAGCACCTGTTTTTCCCTCCGACTGAAGGAATCATGCTGCCACCCGGGTCCTTCAGCAGCAAAGTGGCTCTCATCACCGGCGGGGGGACCGGGCTGGGGAAGGCCATGACGACCACCCTCTCTGCTCTGGGCGCCCAATGCGTCATTGCCAGCCG AAAGCTGGATGTTTTGAAGCAGACAGCCGAGGATATTTCCAAAGTGACAGGAAACAAG GTCCTCGCTGTGCAGTGCGACGTCAGAGACCCGCAGTCTGTGCAGGCAGCTGTAGCCAAGGTGGTCGAGCTCACTGGCCTTCCTGAT GTGGTGATAAATAACGCTGCAGGCAATTTCATCTCCCCCTCCGAGAACCTCTCGCCCAACGCCTGGAGAACCATAACTGACATCGTCCTGAACGGGACGGCCTACATCACCCTGGAGGTGGGGAAGCAGCTGATAAAAGCACAGAAGG GGGCAGCTTTCCTGGCCATCACCACCATCTATGCAGAGAGCGGCTCTGGCTTCGTGGTCCCCAGCGCTTCAGCCAAGGCCGGGGTGGAGGCCATGTGCAA GTCCCTTGCTGCAGAATGGGGGAGATATGGAATGAGATTTAATGTGATTCAGCCCGGGCCGGTAAAGACCAAG GGAGCCTTCAGTCGGCTGGACCCGGCCGGCATGTTCGAAGCAGACATGCTGGACAGGATTCCGGCGGGGCGGCTGGGCACCACCCAAGAGCTGGCCAACCTGGCTGCCTACCTGTGTAGCGACTACGCCAGCTGGGTCTCCGGAGCT GTGATCAGGATGGATGGAGGTGAATATGTATCCATGGCTGGCGAATTTAACAGCTTGAAAAAG GTCACGAAGGAGCAGTGGGCTGCTCTTGAGACACTGATCAGGAGTACCAAGGGATCTTAA
- the nbn gene encoding nibrin isoform X2, whose amino-acid sequence MWTLRPLEAGGGEPYYLLPGGEYVVGRKNCAVLLQNDQSISRIHAVLSVISPSTNQSQACPAPALTLKDSSKYGSFVNDERLLSDAPKTLQSGDRVTFGVFHSKFKVHYEALLVCSSCVDGHGKVALVQALQPLGGRLVSSWTPACTHLAMPTVKVTIKTICALLSCRPIVKPEFFTELCKAVQLRRSLPQAESFYPVIDEPSIDPADMDLNARPERKTLFQGKTFIFLNAKQHKRLSGAVGLGGGQARLLQEGSVSASVLETPGSCVIDVGPENSQLLESSSAKKWVESIAQLLRRKGLRFIPEAEIGLASIHVSTETYCNPVVPGGSETTTKVRSAILGPSLSQSMAVDETVMPAATMNITAYAPDTEPSQPSTRMEAGGVTLVVETPEKERRRGVLSPGSFAVKDPPSACEVPESGLSLFSAVTGSATEAGGAVPATSPSRNHKDRTLAADRTPTPGRGKAKSSPQKPQQRQGAPPPPQPNSLTTYFHPMGKKRDRGGDDGQVSQPKQARLTTEEEPRPSSSSLAQCGRRDGTDSARGGLAYVAAQLEVCALRPAEPPQPDGSTGDTHQNGPSRKRKEMAGAPAAAVLPRVDIEDLDSIMSEPMEEEPGPPLSASKKQRVAPAVEVKREEATVPVDCSQPEVSRATSAVSSMKQEKGEDLAGTAVKPEESVSRQRSSVRASHPG is encoded by the exons ATGTGGACATTAAGGCCTTTAGAGGCGGGCGGAG GGGAGCCCTATTACCTGCTGCCCGGCGGGGAGTACGTGGTGGGCCGGAAGAACTGCGCGGTGCTGCTCCAGAATGACCAGTCCATCAGCCGCATCCACGCTGTGCTGTCCGTGATCAGCCCCAGCACCAACCAG AGCCAGGCCTGTCCAGCGCCCGCTCTCACCCTGAAGGATTCCTCGAAATACGGGAGTTTTGTGAATGATGAGCGTCTGCTAAGTGACGCCCCGAAGACACTCCAGTCCGGAGACAGGGTGACGTTCGGAGTCTTTCACAGCAAATTCAA AGTCCACTACGAGGCCCTGCTGGTGTGCTCGTCCTGCGTGGACGGGCATGGCAAGGTGGCTCTGGTTCAGGCCCTGCAGCCACTGGGTGGCCGGCTGGTCAGCAGCTGGACTCCAGCCTGCACTCATCTGGCCATGCCCACGGTCAAGGTCACCATCAAG ACGATCTGTGCGCTGCTGTCTTGTCGGCCCATCGTGAAGCCAGAGTTTTTCACTGAGCTCTGCAAGGCCGTGCAGCTCCGACGCAGCCTCCCCCAAGCCGAGAG TTTTTACCCAGTTATTGACGAGCCCAGCATCGACCCAGCAGACATGGACCTGAATGCCCGGCCGGAGCGGAAAACACTCTTCCAGGGAAAGACCTTCATCTTTCTCAACGCCAAGCAG CACAAGAGGCTGAGCGGCGCCGTGGGCCTGGGCGGGGGGCAGGCCCGGTTGCTGCAGGAGGGCAGCGTGTCTGCATCTGTGCTGGAGACCCCGGGCAGCTGCGTGATTGACGTGGGGCCGGAGAACTCCCAGCTCCTGGAGTCCAGCTCTGCCAAGAAGTGGGTCGAGTCCATCGCACAGCTTCTGCGCAG GAAAGGCCTGCGCTTCATTCCCGAGGCAGAGATTGGTCTGGCATCCATCCACGTGTCCACGGAGACCTACTGCAACCCCGTGGTGCCCGGGGGCTCAG AAACGACTACCAAAGTGAGGTCAGCCATCCTGGGTCCCAGCCTCTCTCAGTCCATGGCCGTGGATGAGACCGTGATGCCTGCGGCCACCATGAACATCACAGCCTACGCCCCCGACACCGAGCCCTCTCAGCCCAGCACCAG GATGGAGGCGGGTGGGGTGACCCTGGTGGTAGAGACCCCGGAGAAGGAGCGGCGGAGGGGCGTGTTGTCACCGGGCAGCTTCGCGGTGAAGGACCCCCCCAGTGCCTGCGAGGTGCCCGAGTCCGGCCTGTCGCTATTCAGTGCCGTCACTGGCTCTGCCACCGAGGCAGGGGGCGCGGTCCCGGCAACATCGCCCTCCAGGAATCACAAGGACCGGACCCTGGCAGCGGACAGGACCCCCACGCCCGGCAGGGGCAAAGCAAAATCCTCACCACAAAAACCACAACAACGGCAAGGAGCACCACCGCCACCCCAGCCCAACTCCCTCACCACCTACTTCCACCCCATGGGCAAGAAGAG GGATCGAGGCGGAGACGACGGCCAGGTGTCTCAGCCCAAGCAGGCGAGGCTGACCACAGAGGAAGAGCCGAGACCCTCGTCCTCCTCGCTGGCCCAGTGCGGGCGGAGGGACGGCACTGACTCTGCGAGGGGCGGCTTGGCATATGTGGCCGCGCAGCTGGAGGTCTGCGCTTTGCGCCCCGCCGAGCCCCCCCAGCCGGACGGCAGCACTGGAGACACCCATCAGAACGGCCCGTCCAGGAAGAGGAAGGAGATGGCTGGGGCTCCTGCTGCCGCGGTCCTGCCCAGGGTGGACATCGAGGACCTGGACTCCATCATGTCTGAGCCCATGGAGGAGGAGCCGGGGCCCCCTCTGAGCGCCAGCAAGAAGCAGCGGGTGGCGCCGGCTGTGGAGGtgaagcgagaggaggccactgtGCCGGTGGACTGCAGCCAGCCCGAG GTCTCCCGGGCCACCAGCGCTGTGTCCAGCATGAAGCAAGAGAAAGGAGAAGATCTCGCCGGCACAGCTGTGAAGCCGGAGGAGAGCGTGAGTCGGCAGCGCAGCAGCGTTAGAGCGAGTCACCCAGGATAG
- the nbn gene encoding nibrin isoform X1, with product MWTLRPLEAGGGEPYYLLPGGEYVVGRKNCAVLLQNDQSISRIHAVLSVISPSTNQSQACPAPALTLKDSSKYGSFVNDERLLSDAPKTLQSGDRVTFGVFHSKFKVHYEALLVCSSCVDGHGKVALVQALQPLGGRLVSSWTPACTHLAMPTVKVTIKTICALLSCRPIVKPEFFTELCKAVQLRRSLPQAESFYPVIDEPSIDPADMDLNARPERKTLFQGKTFIFLNAKQHKRLSGAVGLGGGQARLLQEGSVSASVLETPGSCVIDVGPENSQLLESSSAKKWVESIAQLLRRKGLRFIPEAEIGLASIHVSTETYCNPVVPGGSETTTKVRSAILGPSLSQSMAVDETVMPAATMNITAYAPDTEPSQPSTRMEAGGVTLVVETPEKERRRGVLSPGSFAVKDPPSACEVPESGLSLFSAVTGSATEAGGAVPATSPSRNHKDRTLAADRTPTPGRGKAKSSPQKPQQRQGAPPPPQPNSLTTYFHPMGKKRDRGGDDGQVSQPKQARLTTEEEPRPSSSSLAQCGRRDGTDSARGGLAYVAAQLEVCALRPAEPPQPDGSTGDTHQNGPSRKRKEMAGAPAAAVLPRVDIEDLDSIMSEPMEEEPGPPLSASKKQRVAPAVEVKREEATVPVDCSQPEVSRATSAVSSMKQEKGEDLAGTAVKPEESGYVCAVKSEETLPRSVVVTEFKSLLVRRHCRPGAAPPQLSTPNGKNFKKFRKVPVPGVEGLPRIIGGSDLIAHRSKNSELDEWLRQDAVEKSQYDREEALAEDIFRYEPKVSKRR from the exons ATGTGGACATTAAGGCCTTTAGAGGCGGGCGGAG GGGAGCCCTATTACCTGCTGCCCGGCGGGGAGTACGTGGTGGGCCGGAAGAACTGCGCGGTGCTGCTCCAGAATGACCAGTCCATCAGCCGCATCCACGCTGTGCTGTCCGTGATCAGCCCCAGCACCAACCAG AGCCAGGCCTGTCCAGCGCCCGCTCTCACCCTGAAGGATTCCTCGAAATACGGGAGTTTTGTGAATGATGAGCGTCTGCTAAGTGACGCCCCGAAGACACTCCAGTCCGGAGACAGGGTGACGTTCGGAGTCTTTCACAGCAAATTCAA AGTCCACTACGAGGCCCTGCTGGTGTGCTCGTCCTGCGTGGACGGGCATGGCAAGGTGGCTCTGGTTCAGGCCCTGCAGCCACTGGGTGGCCGGCTGGTCAGCAGCTGGACTCCAGCCTGCACTCATCTGGCCATGCCCACGGTCAAGGTCACCATCAAG ACGATCTGTGCGCTGCTGTCTTGTCGGCCCATCGTGAAGCCAGAGTTTTTCACTGAGCTCTGCAAGGCCGTGCAGCTCCGACGCAGCCTCCCCCAAGCCGAGAG TTTTTACCCAGTTATTGACGAGCCCAGCATCGACCCAGCAGACATGGACCTGAATGCCCGGCCGGAGCGGAAAACACTCTTCCAGGGAAAGACCTTCATCTTTCTCAACGCCAAGCAG CACAAGAGGCTGAGCGGCGCCGTGGGCCTGGGCGGGGGGCAGGCCCGGTTGCTGCAGGAGGGCAGCGTGTCTGCATCTGTGCTGGAGACCCCGGGCAGCTGCGTGATTGACGTGGGGCCGGAGAACTCCCAGCTCCTGGAGTCCAGCTCTGCCAAGAAGTGGGTCGAGTCCATCGCACAGCTTCTGCGCAG GAAAGGCCTGCGCTTCATTCCCGAGGCAGAGATTGGTCTGGCATCCATCCACGTGTCCACGGAGACCTACTGCAACCCCGTGGTGCCCGGGGGCTCAG AAACGACTACCAAAGTGAGGTCAGCCATCCTGGGTCCCAGCCTCTCTCAGTCCATGGCCGTGGATGAGACCGTGATGCCTGCGGCCACCATGAACATCACAGCCTACGCCCCCGACACCGAGCCCTCTCAGCCCAGCACCAG GATGGAGGCGGGTGGGGTGACCCTGGTGGTAGAGACCCCGGAGAAGGAGCGGCGGAGGGGCGTGTTGTCACCGGGCAGCTTCGCGGTGAAGGACCCCCCCAGTGCCTGCGAGGTGCCCGAGTCCGGCCTGTCGCTATTCAGTGCCGTCACTGGCTCTGCCACCGAGGCAGGGGGCGCGGTCCCGGCAACATCGCCCTCCAGGAATCACAAGGACCGGACCCTGGCAGCGGACAGGACCCCCACGCCCGGCAGGGGCAAAGCAAAATCCTCACCACAAAAACCACAACAACGGCAAGGAGCACCACCGCCACCCCAGCCCAACTCCCTCACCACCTACTTCCACCCCATGGGCAAGAAGAG GGATCGAGGCGGAGACGACGGCCAGGTGTCTCAGCCCAAGCAGGCGAGGCTGACCACAGAGGAAGAGCCGAGACCCTCGTCCTCCTCGCTGGCCCAGTGCGGGCGGAGGGACGGCACTGACTCTGCGAGGGGCGGCTTGGCATATGTGGCCGCGCAGCTGGAGGTCTGCGCTTTGCGCCCCGCCGAGCCCCCCCAGCCGGACGGCAGCACTGGAGACACCCATCAGAACGGCCCGTCCAGGAAGAGGAAGGAGATGGCTGGGGCTCCTGCTGCCGCGGTCCTGCCCAGGGTGGACATCGAGGACCTGGACTCCATCATGTCTGAGCCCATGGAGGAGGAGCCGGGGCCCCCTCTGAGCGCCAGCAAGAAGCAGCGGGTGGCGCCGGCTGTGGAGGtgaagcgagaggaggccactgtGCCGGTGGACTGCAGCCAGCCCGAG GTCTCCCGGGCCACCAGCGCTGTGTCCAGCATGAAGCAAGAGAAAGGAGAAGATCTCGCCGGCACAGCTGTGAAGCCGGAGGAGAGC GGCTATGTGTGCGCAGTGAAGAGTGAGGAGACCCTCCCGCGCAGCGTCGTGGTGACGGAGTTCAAGTCTCTGCTTGTCCGCAGACACTGCCGGCCCGGCGCCGCACCCCCACAGCTCAGCACCCCCAACGGGAAGAACTTCAAGAAGTTCAGGAAG gTGCCCGTCCCCGGGGTGGAGGGGCTGCCCCGCATCATTGGGGGCTCGGACCTGATCGCACACCGGTCCAAGAACTCGGAGCTGGACGAGTGGCTGCGGCAGGATGCTGTG GAGAAGAGCCAGTATGACCGAGAGGAAGCTCTGGCTGAAGACATCTTCAG GTACGAACCCAAGGTTTCAAAAAGAAGATGA